In one Bacillus mesophilus genomic region, the following are encoded:
- the citZ gene encoding citrate synthase, which yields MTATRGLEGVVATTSSISSIIDDVLTYAGYNIDDLADHASFEEVVYLLWHGKLPNQSELDELTKQLAENATLPQGVLDHFTTYPIDSVHPMGALRTAVSLLGLYDEEADVMDDASNYRKAISLQAKLPTIVAAFSRIRKGLEPVAPRTDLSFSANFVYMLTGQEPDAIAIEALNKALVLHADHELNASTFTARVCVATLSDVYSGVTSAIGALKGPLHGGANEQVMKMLSEIGEVSNVEAYITEKFNNKDKIMGFGHRVYQNGDPRAKHLKKMSKELTTLTGEPKWYEMSVKIEEMVTGQKGIPANVDFYSASMYHSLGIDHDLFTPIFAVSRVSGWLAHILEQYQNNRIIRPRAEYTGPGKQTFVPIDQRA from the coding sequence ATGACAGCAACACGTGGTCTTGAAGGCGTTGTAGCTACTACGTCGTCTATCAGTTCTATCATTGATGATGTTCTAACTTATGCAGGGTATAATATTGATGATCTTGCAGACCATGCAAGCTTTGAAGAGGTAGTATATCTTTTATGGCATGGTAAGTTACCAAACCAATCTGAGTTAGATGAGCTAACAAAGCAGCTAGCTGAGAATGCAACACTTCCACAAGGGGTATTAGATCACTTCACTACATATCCAATTGATAGCGTTCATCCAATGGGTGCCCTTCGAACTGCAGTATCACTTCTTGGGTTATATGATGAAGAAGCTGATGTGATGGATGATGCTTCAAATTACCGTAAAGCAATTAGTCTCCAAGCTAAATTACCAACAATCGTTGCTGCTTTCTCGCGAATTCGTAAAGGGTTAGAGCCCGTTGCACCTCGTACTGACTTAAGCTTTTCAGCAAACTTTGTTTATATGCTTACAGGACAAGAACCTGATGCGATTGCAATTGAGGCTTTAAATAAAGCATTGGTACTGCATGCTGATCATGAATTAAATGCATCTACATTTACTGCACGTGTCTGTGTAGCAACTTTGTCTGATGTATATTCTGGTGTAACTTCTGCAATCGGTGCATTAAAAGGTCCTCTACATGGTGGGGCTAACGAACAGGTTATGAAGATGCTTTCTGAAATTGGCGAAGTTTCAAACGTAGAAGCATATATCACAGAGAAGTTTAATAACAAAGACAAAATCATGGGCTTCGGGCACCGCGTGTACCAAAATGGTGACCCACGTGCTAAGCACCTAAAGAAGATGTCAAAAGAACTAACTACATTAACTGGTGAACCTAAATGGTATGAAATGTCAGTTAAAATTGAAGAGATGGTAACAGGTCAAAAAGGTATTCCTGCAAACGTTGATTTCTATTCAGCGTCCATGTATCACAGTCTTGGAATTGACCATGATTTATTTACACCAATCTTCGCAGTAAGTCGTGTATCAGGTTGGTTAGCTCATATCCTTGAGCAATACCAAAATAACCGTATTATCCGTCCACGTGCGGAATATACAGGTCCTGGAAAACAGACGTTTGTTCCAATCGATCAAAGAGCTTAA
- a CDS encoding DUF441 domain-containing protein, whose protein sequence is MVAQPYLFLGILLLIGIVAKNQSLIVAIVFLLVIKLVGIGDKWFPHIQGQGINWGVTIITIAVLVPIATGEIGFKQLFDSLKSPYAWIALVSGVVVALIAKNGLTLLASEPHITAALVIGTILAVAVFKGVAVGPLIGAGIAYFAIKLVELF, encoded by the coding sequence ATGGTTGCACAACCATATTTATTTTTAGGAATACTTCTGTTGATCGGCATCGTAGCGAAAAACCAATCATTGATTGTTGCCATTGTATTTTTGTTAGTAATTAAACTTGTTGGTATAGGTGATAAATGGTTTCCTCATATTCAGGGACAAGGAATTAATTGGGGGGTTACCATTATTACGATTGCTGTGTTAGTACCGATTGCAACTGGAGAAATAGGCTTCAAACAATTATTTGATTCTCTGAAGTCACCTTATGCCTGGATTGCGTTAGTTTCAGGAGTGGTTGTCGCTTTAATTGCGAAAAATGGGTTAACCTTGTTAGCGTCAGAGCCTCATATCACGGCTGCGTTAGTAATTGGAACCATATTAGCAGTTGCTGTTTTTAAAGGTGTAGCAGTTGGGCCATTAATCGGAGCAGGAATTGCTTATTTTGCCATTAAATTGGTTGAATTGTTTTAG
- the ytvI gene encoding sporulation integral membrane protein YtvI yields the protein MNYNLLYQILRFILVIAVIIGGFLSFYYLSTITYPFIIALIIAYMINPLVNILELKVKLPRYLGVFIVIILVFAVFAGLITLLIAEIINGSNYLAENVPQHFERLITYIEQYFTGQIIPLYNQLANTFENLDPSQKETIGTNIESFAANIIQSGKEVLESILTSIPRAFAWIPNAATVIIFALLATFFISKDWEKLNKRFSTLMPRKARESGKSVFIDLRKALFGFIKAQATLISITTVIVLIGLLFLRVEYAITIALIIGIVDILPYLGTGLIFVPWIIYSFFTGDVAFTIGLLVLYIIVIVQRQIMEPKILSSSIGLDPLATLIALFVGFKLFGFLGLIIGPVVLVIGKTLHSANVFHDIWNYIVGKKTV from the coding sequence TTGAATTATAATCTTCTTTACCAAATATTAAGGTTCATATTAGTAATCGCTGTAATAATTGGTGGTTTCTTGTCTTTTTACTATCTTTCAACTATTACATACCCGTTTATTATTGCCTTAATTATCGCTTATATGATTAACCCGTTAGTAAATATTTTAGAATTAAAAGTAAAACTTCCACGTTATCTCGGAGTATTTATTGTCATCATTTTAGTCTTTGCCGTTTTTGCTGGACTCATTACACTTTTAATTGCCGAAATTATTAATGGATCAAATTATTTAGCTGAAAATGTCCCTCAGCATTTTGAACGCTTAATCACGTATATCGAACAGTATTTTACTGGACAAATTATTCCGCTATATAATCAACTAGCTAACACGTTTGAAAACCTAGATCCTAGTCAGAAGGAAACAATCGGTACAAATATCGAGTCTTTTGCAGCCAATATTATTCAATCAGGTAAAGAAGTGCTTGAGAGCATCTTAACTAGTATTCCTAGAGCTTTCGCTTGGATTCCTAACGCTGCTACTGTTATCATCTTCGCTCTTCTTGCTACATTTTTTATCAGTAAGGATTGGGAAAAATTAAACAAGCGTTTTTCTACTCTCATGCCTAGGAAAGCACGTGAAAGTGGAAAATCTGTTTTTATTGATTTACGAAAAGCATTGTTCGGCTTTATTAAAGCACAGGCAACTCTTATCTCTATTACAACAGTAATTGTCCTAATCGGATTGCTATTTTTAAGAGTCGAATATGCGATTACCATCGCGTTAATCATTGGTATTGTTGATATTCTTCCTTACTTAGGAACGGGGTTAATCTTTGTACCATGGATTATCTATTCCTTTTTCACGGGTGACGTTGCCTTTACCATTGGGTTACTAGTTTTATACATTATTGTTATTGTTCAAAGACAGATCATGGAGCCAAAAATATTATCCTCAAGTATTGGACTAGACCCACTAGCTACCCTTATTGCTTTATTTGTAGGATTTAAACTTTTTGGATTCCTCGGTCTAATCATTGGACCAGTTGTACTCGTTATCGGAAAGACCCTTCATAGCGCAAATGTGTTTCATGATATTTGGAATTATATTGTGGGTAAGAAGACAGTGTAA
- a CDS encoding nuclease-related domain-containing protein, whose protein sequence is MIIKKRSLPLEIQLLEALSRRLPVSHPKYTLILENLAKKRAGYHGEKAIDYYLDFISNEKYLILQNLRLQDEKGYFQIDILIVSTCFLLILEVKNIIGTLVFDPQFHQVIRILDNKEEAFPDPLLQIDRQTTRLKTWIQEHSYTHNIPVESLVVVSNPHTIIKATTKPQLIAQKVIHSAYLPSKIKSLEILYSSAILSTKEMKKLVRYLIRKQEDEQKKPLDYYNIHPNEIIKGVQCSRCRFVPMNRQHGLWFCPACASSCKSAHIQAINDYALIISSTVTNQEIKQFLCLSSSATTKRLLSPYANSGVKKQRRYVISQ, encoded by the coding sequence ATGATCATAAAAAAGCGGTCGTTACCGTTAGAAATCCAATTACTGGAGGCTCTGTCTAGAAGACTACCAGTGAGTCACCCAAAATATACTCTTATTTTAGAGAATCTCGCAAAAAAACGGGCCGGTTATCACGGAGAAAAAGCGATTGATTATTATCTAGATTTTATTTCAAATGAGAAATATCTGATCCTACAAAATCTCAGACTTCAAGATGAAAAAGGATATTTTCAAATCGACATACTAATCGTCTCTACTTGTTTTTTGCTCATTCTAGAAGTGAAAAATATTATTGGTACACTCGTGTTTGATCCACAATTTCACCAGGTTATTCGTATCCTAGATAACAAAGAAGAGGCTTTCCCCGATCCCCTTTTGCAAATAGATCGACAAACTACCAGGCTCAAAACTTGGATTCAGGAGCATTCCTATACACACAATATACCGGTTGAATCTCTAGTAGTTGTTAGTAACCCTCACACTATAATAAAGGCCACTACTAAACCTCAACTTATTGCTCAAAAAGTAATTCACAGTGCGTATCTACCCTCCAAAATTAAATCCCTTGAGATACTATATTCATCTGCAATCCTTTCAACTAAAGAAATGAAAAAACTAGTACGTTATCTAATAAGAAAACAAGAAGATGAGCAAAAGAAGCCACTTGACTATTATAATATTCATCCTAATGAGATCATCAAAGGTGTTCAATGTAGTAGATGTAGGTTCGTTCCGATGAACCGTCAGCACGGTCTCTGGTTTTGTCCTGCATGTGCAAGCTCTTGTAAGAGTGCTCATATACAAGCTATAAATGATTACGCATTAATCATATCCTCCACAGTTACAAATCAGGAAATAAAGCAGTTTTTATGTTTATCCTCTTCAGCCACTACTAAGAGATTATTAAGTCCTTATGCAAACAGTGGTGTTAAGAAACAAAGGAGATATGTTATATCTCAGTAA
- a CDS encoding FxsA family protein, with protein sequence MYKLLLALIIIVPALEIGLLIVSGQTFGVPVTILLIIGTGVLGAWLAKKQGTRAIQQVQYQISRGQMPGDVIVDGLCILVGGVVLLTPGFITDAIGFILLFPQTRKMVKPFILNIIRSLIDRNTIIIR encoded by the coding sequence ATGTATAAATTACTGCTTGCTTTAATTATTATTGTGCCTGCATTAGAAATTGGACTGTTGATTGTGTCAGGTCAAACATTTGGTGTTCCTGTGACCATTTTATTAATAATCGGAACGGGTGTCCTGGGTGCATGGTTGGCAAAGAAACAAGGAACTCGGGCTATTCAACAAGTACAATATCAAATCTCACGTGGGCAAATGCCAGGTGACGTCATTGTAGATGGTCTTTGTATCTTAGTAGGGGGCGTTGTCCTATTAACACCAGGCTTTATAACAGACGCAATTGGATTTATCCTACTCTTCCCGCAAACACGTAAAATGGTAAAGCCATTTATTCTAAATATTATCCGTTCGCTCATTGATCGGAATACGATTATTATTAGGTAG
- the pyk gene encoding pyruvate kinase yields the protein MRKTKIVCTIGPASETVEKLVQLIEAGMNVARLNFSHGDFEEHGARINNIREAAKQTGKTIGILLDTKGPEIRTHTFENGAAELVAGEKVTLSMEEVVGTASRFSISYPGLIDDVEEGSRILLDDGLIELKVIGKGNNEIYTEILNSGTIKNKKGVNVPNVKVNLPGMTEKDANDIRFGIEQGVDFIAASFVRRASDVLEIRELLEENKASHIHIVPKIENQEGVDNIEEILEVSDGLMVARGDLGVEIPAEEVPLVQKELIRRCNALGKPVITATQMLDSMQRNPRPTRAEASDVANAIFDGSDAIMLSGETAAGLYPVEAVKTMNNIASRAEQALDYKDILQNRSRLSGTTITDAIGQSVAHTALNLNVSAIVTPTESGHTARMISKFRPKAPIIAVTSEESVSRKLALVWGVTAQMGAKATTTDEMLDLSVQESINTGLVKYGETIVITAGVPVGESGTTNIMKVHVVGDIITKGQGIGRKTAFGKVVIANSGEEANQKMKPGGILVTFSSDRDMMQALEQASALITVEGGLTSHAAVVGLSLGIPVIVGVEDATTILKDGQDVTVDSSRGVIYSGHASVL from the coding sequence ATGCGTAAAACAAAAATTGTTTGTACGATTGGTCCAGCAAGTGAAACGGTAGAAAAGCTAGTTCAGTTAATTGAGGCTGGAATGAATGTGGCACGTTTAAATTTCTCTCATGGTGATTTTGAAGAGCATGGTGCTAGAATTAATAACATTAGAGAAGCAGCAAAGCAAACAGGTAAGACAATTGGAATTTTGTTAGATACAAAAGGACCTGAAATCAGAACTCATACGTTTGAAAATGGAGCAGCAGAGTTAGTTGCAGGAGAAAAAGTAACCCTATCTATGGAAGAGGTTGTTGGTACCGCTTCTCGCTTCTCTATTTCTTATCCAGGCCTTATTGATGATGTTGAAGAAGGGTCACGAATTCTTTTAGATGATGGACTAATTGAATTAAAAGTGATTGGCAAGGGTAATAATGAAATTTACACAGAAATACTTAATAGTGGGACAATCAAAAATAAAAAAGGTGTAAATGTTCCAAATGTTAAAGTTAACCTCCCAGGAATGACGGAGAAGGATGCTAACGATATTCGATTTGGTATCGAGCAGGGTGTAGATTTTATTGCGGCTTCTTTCGTGAGACGCGCATCGGATGTTTTAGAGATCCGTGAATTACTAGAAGAGAATAAAGCTTCACATATACACATAGTCCCTAAGATTGAAAATCAGGAGGGTGTCGACAATATTGAAGAGATCCTAGAGGTTTCTGACGGTCTTATGGTGGCTCGTGGAGATTTAGGGGTTGAAATTCCAGCAGAAGAAGTTCCACTTGTGCAGAAGGAACTAATTAGAAGATGTAATGCATTAGGAAAGCCGGTAATCACTGCGACCCAGATGTTAGATTCTATGCAAAGAAACCCACGTCCAACTCGTGCAGAGGCAAGTGATGTGGCAAATGCTATTTTTGATGGATCAGATGCAATCATGCTATCAGGTGAAACAGCAGCAGGCTTGTATCCAGTGGAAGCTGTCAAAACAATGAATAATATTGCTTCACGTGCAGAGCAAGCTTTAGATTATAAGGATATCTTACAAAATAGAAGTCGTCTTAGCGGGACTACAATCACAGATGCAATTGGTCAATCAGTGGCTCACACGGCTCTAAATTTAAATGTTTCAGCTATAGTGACTCCAACAGAGAGTGGACACACAGCACGTATGATTTCTAAGTTTCGTCCTAAGGCTCCAATTATTGCTGTTACTTCAGAGGAAAGCGTATCAAGAAAGCTTGCATTGGTATGGGGAGTAACTGCTCAAATGGGAGCGAAGGCAACGACAACTGATGAGATGCTTGATTTGTCTGTCCAAGAATCCATCAATACTGGCCTAGTTAAGTATGGTGAGACAATCGTGATTACGGCTGGAGTTCCAGTAGGTGAGTCAGGAACAACCAACATCATGAAAGTTCATGTAGTGGGTGACATTATCACTAAAGGACAAGGAATTGGTCGTAAGACAGCGTTTGGTAAGGTTGTCATTGCGAATAGCGGCGAAGAAGCTAATCAAAAAATGAAACCAGGCGGAATTCTAGTTACCTTTAGTTCAGATCGTGATATGATGCAAGCACTTGAGCAGGCATCTGCGCTTATCACAGTGGAAGGTGGCTTAACAAGCCATGCAGCGGTTGTAGGCTTAAGCTTAGGAATTCCAGTTATTGTAGGTGTGGAAGATGCCACGACTATTCTAAAAGATGGCCAAGATGTGACAGTCGACTCATCTAGAGGCGTAATATACAGTGGACATGCAAGTGTTTTGTAA
- the pfkA gene encoding 6-phosphofructokinase, with amino-acid sequence MKKIGVLTSGGDSPGMNAAVRAVVRKAIYHNIEVYGIYQGYTGLMTGQIKKLELGSVGDIIHRGGTVLYSARSEEFKTEEGQKKGIEQLRKFGIEGIVVIGGDGSYRGAEKLTQHGFPCVGVPGTIDNDIPGTDFTIGFDTALNTVIDAIDKIRDTATSHERTYIIEVMGRHAGDIALWAGLAGGAETILIPEADYKMEEVISRLERGHERGKRHSIIVVAEGVGSAVDIGKQIESSLNIETRVSILGHIQRGGSPTAFDRVLASRLGARAVELLMAGKEGRAVGIQSNKLVDFSISEALSQKHEVDLSMYQLSTELSI; translated from the coding sequence ATGAAAAAAATTGGAGTATTAACAAGCGGTGGAGATTCACCTGGTATGAATGCAGCAGTACGTGCTGTCGTGCGAAAAGCAATTTACCATAATATAGAGGTTTATGGGATTTATCAGGGATATACTGGTCTGATGACAGGACAAATCAAAAAGCTAGAGCTTGGTTCTGTTGGTGATATTATTCATCGAGGTGGAACCGTTCTGTACTCGGCTAGATCAGAAGAGTTCAAAACAGAAGAAGGCCAGAAAAAAGGCATTGAACAACTAAGGAAATTTGGAATTGAAGGAATTGTAGTTATTGGTGGTGATGGATCTTACCGAGGAGCTGAGAAGCTAACACAGCATGGTTTTCCGTGTGTAGGTGTTCCAGGTACGATTGATAACGATATACCTGGTACTGATTTCACCATTGGGTTTGATACAGCGTTAAATACTGTTATTGATGCAATTGATAAGATAAGAGATACTGCTACTTCTCACGAGCGTACATATATCATCGAGGTAATGGGTCGACATGCAGGTGATATTGCTTTATGGGCAGGGCTTGCCGGTGGAGCAGAGACAATCCTTATACCTGAAGCAGATTACAAAATGGAAGAAGTTATTTCTAGATTAGAAAGAGGCCATGAGCGTGGAAAACGCCATAGCATTATTGTAGTAGCAGAAGGCGTTGGAAGTGCAGTTGACATTGGTAAACAAATTGAATCATCACTGAATATAGAAACACGAGTTAGTATCCTTGGTCATATTCAACGCGGAGGATCGCCTACAGCATTTGATCGAGTTTTAGCAAGTAGACTAGGTGCTAGGGCAGTTGAATTACTAATGGCTGGGAAAGAAGGTCGTGCGGTTGGAATACAAAGTAACAAGCTCGTCGACTTTTCAATCTCAGAAGCTCTTTCTCAAAAACATGAGGTAGATTTGAGCATGTATCAGTTATCAACAGAATTATCGATATAA
- the accA gene encoding acetyl-CoA carboxylase carboxyl transferase subunit alpha — MLGELEFERPVTELKKKIVELREFTKNADVDLSDEIEKLEARLEKLEAEVYGNLRPWDRVQIARHPERPTTLDYISHLFTGFFECHGDRFYGDDEAIVSGVAKYHGLPVTVIGHQRGRDTKENLRRNFGMPHPEGYRKALRLMKQAEKFNRPIICFLDTKGAFPGKTAEERGQGEAIAKNLFEMAGLTVPIICIVIGEGASGGALAIGMGNHVLMLENSWYSVISPEGAAALLWKDAGLAKKAAETMKITAPDLKELGIIDHIIPEVKGGAHRQKAEQALLVDNYLKRSLKELTQYSKEQLIQHRYDKYRSIGEFTFATDPVAIK; from the coding sequence TTGTTAGGAGAATTAGAGTTTGAGCGACCGGTGACAGAGCTGAAGAAAAAGATAGTGGAACTAAGAGAGTTCACGAAAAATGCTGATGTAGATCTTTCAGATGAGATAGAGAAACTAGAGGCAAGACTAGAAAAGCTAGAGGCGGAAGTGTATGGAAACTTAAGACCTTGGGACCGCGTACAAATTGCTAGACATCCAGAGCGCCCAACAACTCTTGATTACATAAGCCACTTATTTACAGGCTTTTTTGAATGTCATGGTGATCGTTTTTATGGTGATGATGAGGCAATTGTTTCAGGAGTGGCTAAATACCATGGCTTACCTGTTACGGTAATTGGTCATCAGCGTGGTCGCGATACAAAGGAAAATCTTCGCAGAAACTTTGGTATGCCTCATCCTGAGGGTTACCGAAAAGCACTTCGATTAATGAAGCAGGCAGAAAAATTTAATCGTCCGATTATATGTTTTCTTGACACAAAAGGTGCTTTCCCAGGGAAGACTGCTGAAGAACGAGGTCAGGGAGAAGCGATCGCAAAGAATCTATTTGAAATGGCTGGTCTCACTGTCCCTATCATTTGTATTGTAATTGGTGAAGGAGCAAGTGGTGGAGCATTGGCAATAGGAATGGGTAACCATGTTTTAATGCTAGAAAACTCTTGGTACTCCGTTATTTCTCCAGAGGGAGCTGCTGCTTTATTATGGAAGGATGCGGGACTTGCTAAAAAAGCGGCTGAAACGATGAAAATTACTGCGCCAGACTTAAAGGAACTAGGAATTATAGATCATATTATTCCAGAGGTTAAAGGTGGAGCACACCGACAAAAGGCTGAACAAGCTCTTCTTGTAGATAATTACTTGAAAAGGTCACTAAAGGAATTAACTCAATATAGTAAAGAACAGTTAATACAGCACCGTTATGATAAATATAGAAGTATTGGAGAATTTACGTTTGCAACCGATCCAGTTGCAATCAAGTAA
- the accD gene encoding acetyl-CoA carboxylase, carboxyltransferase subunit beta has translation MLKDLFTKKKKYATIPSEQSKQEVPEGIMTKCPSCKKIMYTKELTKNLKVCMNCDYHYPMTAFERMDSLLDEGTFTEYDHDMISENPLGFPDYLEKLEKDRAKTGLNEAVLTGEGTINGHHIAIAVMDSSFRMASMGSAVGEKIASAIEKAMEKNIPFIIFTASGGARMQEGVLSLMQMAKISAVLKRFSEKGLLYVSIMTHPTTGGVTASFASVGDYNFAEPRALIGFAGRRIIEQTIREDLPEDFQTAEFLLKHGQLDAVIHRLDMKDTLSNILDIHEPGGKLDC, from the coding sequence ATGTTAAAAGATTTGTTCACAAAAAAGAAGAAGTATGCAACAATCCCTTCAGAGCAAAGTAAACAGGAAGTACCTGAAGGAATCATGACTAAGTGTCCAAGTTGCAAAAAAATTATGTATACGAAAGAGTTAACTAAAAATCTGAAAGTATGCATGAATTGTGATTATCATTATCCTATGACTGCCTTTGAACGAATGGATAGTTTATTAGATGAAGGTACTTTTACGGAATATGATCATGATATGATTTCTGAGAACCCATTAGGTTTCCCAGATTACTTGGAAAAGTTAGAAAAAGACCGGGCTAAAACGGGGTTAAACGAGGCGGTTCTTACGGGTGAAGGAACGATTAACGGTCATCATATTGCCATTGCGGTAATGGATTCTTCTTTCCGAATGGCGAGTATGGGTTCGGCTGTTGGTGAAAAAATTGCTAGTGCGATTGAAAAAGCAATGGAAAAGAACATTCCTTTCATCATTTTCACTGCTTCTGGAGGAGCACGTATGCAAGAGGGTGTACTAAGCCTTATGCAGATGGCCAAAATTAGTGCTGTGTTAAAGAGGTTTAGTGAAAAAGGATTGTTATATGTTTCGATTATGACACACCCCACTACTGGCGGTGTAACAGCAAGCTTTGCGTCTGTGGGGGATTATAACTTTGCTGAACCACGCGCATTAATTGGTTTTGCAGGAAGAAGAATCATTGAACAAACGATTCGTGAGGACCTTCCTGAGGATTTCCAAACAGCAGAATTTTTATTGAAACATGGTCAGCTAGATGCTGTTATTCATAGATTAGATATGAAGGATACGTTAAGTAATATCCTAGATATACATGAACCGGGAGGGAAGCTAGATTGTTAG
- a CDS encoding GntR family transcriptional regulator — protein MSIPQSKVYIETIKQIHTIIQADSLQPGDRLPSERELTDRLGVGRSSVREALRALELLGLIETRRGEGTFVKDFGGHHLVELIGSFILQNETAKKDLLNTKRILEEQSIRIICEEPYVEKIQYLRELLSEDSAVFKEEFTKLLLRITDNRLLLKIWLLLSEYASVSSANEGNPEQEKYENLIISLEQGDVERALQEYRVLYNY, from the coding sequence GTGTCAATACCACAGTCAAAAGTTTATATTGAAACGATAAAACAGATTCATACAATCATTCAAGCCGATTCATTACAACCTGGGGATCGACTTCCATCTGAGCGAGAACTTACAGACCGTTTAGGTGTAGGGAGGTCTTCTGTCCGTGAAGCGTTAAGAGCTTTGGAGTTACTCGGATTAATTGAAACAAGACGAGGTGAAGGAACATTTGTAAAGGATTTCGGGGGCCACCATCTTGTTGAATTAATCGGAAGTTTTATCCTTCAAAATGAAACGGCAAAAAAGGATTTATTAAATACAAAAAGAATACTAGAAGAGCAATCAATTAGGATTATTTGTGAAGAACCTTATGTAGAAAAAATACAGTATTTAAGAGAGCTGCTAAGTGAAGATTCAGCTGTATTTAAAGAGGAGTTTACTAAGCTACTTCTTCGTATAACTGACAACCGACTATTACTGAAAATCTGGTTGCTTCTTTCCGAGTATGCAAGTGTTAGTTCAGCCAATGAAGGAAATCCAGAACAAGAGAAATATGAAAATTTGATTATTTCACTTGAACAGGGTGATGTCGAGAGAGCCCTTCAAGAATACAGAGTATTATACAACTACTAA
- a CDS encoding NAD(P)-dependent malic enzyme, whose amino-acid sequence MSTLKEEALHIHRIHKGKLESNSKVPVRNAKDLSLAYSPGVAEPCKAIYDDVNKVYEYTMKGNMVAVVSDGTAVLGLGNIGPEASLPVMEGKAVLFKSFAGVDAFPICLGTTDVEKIIETVKLLEPTFGGVNLEDIAAPNCFVIEERLKKETNIPIFHDDQHGTAIVTVAGLVNALKLVGKSMSEIKVVANGAGAAGIAIIKLLYSYGVRDVIMCDSKGAIYEGRPFGMNSVKEEVAKYTNRNKMEGSLADAMKDADVFIGVSVEGALTKEIIREMNQDPIIFAMANPNPEIMPSDAKEAGARVIGTGRSDFPNQVNNVLAFPGIFRGALDVRATHINEQMKIAAVEAIASLISEDELKDEYVIPAPFDPRVAPAVAAAVAKAAMETGVARIQVDPEEIAEKTRQLAIIGKGE is encoded by the coding sequence ATGTCTACTTTAAAAGAAGAGGCATTACATATCCATCGAATTCATAAAGGGAAGCTAGAATCAAATTCAAAGGTTCCAGTTCGGAACGCTAAAGATTTAAGTCTCGCTTATTCACCCGGTGTAGCAGAACCTTGCAAGGCTATATATGACGACGTTAACAAAGTGTATGAGTACACAATGAAAGGTAATATGGTAGCAGTTGTTTCTGATGGAACGGCAGTACTAGGACTAGGTAATATTGGTCCGGAAGCTTCATTACCTGTAATGGAAGGGAAAGCTGTACTATTTAAGAGCTTTGCTGGTGTTGACGCTTTTCCTATTTGTTTAGGAACCACAGATGTTGAGAAGATAATTGAAACTGTAAAACTATTAGAGCCTACCTTTGGTGGCGTAAATTTAGAAGATATAGCAGCACCTAATTGCTTTGTAATAGAGGAAAGACTAAAGAAAGAAACCAATATACCAATTTTTCATGATGATCAGCATGGTACAGCCATTGTAACTGTAGCGGGTCTAGTTAATGCGTTAAAGCTAGTTGGTAAAAGTATGTCCGAAATTAAAGTAGTAGCAAACGGAGCAGGGGCAGCAGGAATTGCAATTATTAAACTTTTATATTCATACGGAGTTCGTGACGTGATCATGTGCGATTCAAAGGGTGCTATCTACGAAGGACGACCATTTGGTATGAACAGTGTGAAAGAAGAAGTAGCAAAATACACGAATCGAAATAAAATGGAAGGCTCCTTGGCTGATGCAATGAAAGATGCAGATGTGTTTATTGGTGTATCAGTTGAGGGAGCTCTAACAAAAGAAATCATCCGTGAAATGAATCAAGATCCGATTATCTTTGCAATGGCTAATCCTAATCCAGAGATTATGCCAAGTGATGCTAAAGAAGCAGGAGCTAGAGTTATTGGTACTGGTAGATCAGACTTTCCAAATCAGGTAAACAATGTACTAGCATTTCCAGGGATTTTTAGAGGAGCTTTGGATGTCAGAGCTACTCATATTAATGAGCAGATGAAAATTGCTGCGGTAGAAGCGATTGCTAGTCTCATTTCAGAAGATGAGTTAAAGGATGAATATGTAATACCAGCCCCATTTGATCCACGTGTAGCACCTGCTGTTGCAGCTGCTGTTGCTAAGGCTGCAATGGAAACAGGGGTTGCTAGAATTCAGGTGGATCCAGAAGAAATTGCTGAGAAAACAAGACAACTGGCCATTATTGGTAAAGGTGAGTGA